The following proteins are co-located in the Desertifilum tharense IPPAS B-1220 genome:
- a CDS encoding dihydrofolate reductase family protein — protein sequence MRKVILYIASSLDGYIARTSGEVDWLFTDDDYGYSKFFATIDTVLMGRLTYEQVLSFGDYPYTGTQGFVFSKTPQSDSSNLVEFINRDPAAFIGELKQQPGKSIWLVGDAGLIQSCFEQIDEFILSIHPIILGEGILLFLPPLSQADLKLQHCQTFDSGLVQLTYSR from the coding sequence ATGCGGAAAGTGATTTTGTATATTGCATCCAGTCTTGATGGCTATATTGCCAGAACTTCCGGCGAGGTAGACTGGCTATTTACCGATGATGACTATGGATATAGTAAATTCTTCGCAACTATTGACACGGTATTGATGGGACGCCTCACCTACGAGCAAGTTTTAAGTTTTGGCGATTATCCTTATACTGGAACGCAAGGCTTTGTGTTTTCTAAAACACCTCAAAGCGATTCCTCAAATCTGGTAGAATTTATCAATCGCGATCCGGCGGCTTTTATTGGTGAACTTAAGCAGCAACCGGGTAAAAGCATTTGGCTGGTTGGGGATGCAGGGTTAATTCAATCTTGTTTTGAACAGATTGATGAATTTATTCTGTCGATTCACCCCATCATCTTAGGGGAAGGAATTCTGTTATTTCTTCCGCCTTTATCTCAAGCCGATTTAAAGCTTCAGCATTGCCAAACTTTTGACTCTGGCTTAGTTCAGTTAACCTATTCTCGCTAA